The proteins below come from a single Sporosarcina sp. FSL K6-3457 genomic window:
- a CDS encoding Rpn family recombination-promoting nuclease/putative transposase, which yields MATALIWENSTDYEVGNVDQDGLWKTVIGELFEDFLLYFAPDLHAQVDFSKKADFIQQELFQQIIKDKKGRKIADQLVKVHLRDGEEKWVLVHIEIQSDNEPDFAKRMFQYFYRIFDKYDKEIVALAIMTSPHKSEYSTEFHYNYFGTKLNYAYNIYKTIDHSYEELEQSDKLFSKMVLAIKYMHDTKEDVDKRYAFKMKLMREVLKINRDYDTVLYIVFYFIALNEHISM from the coding sequence ATGGCGACAGCGTTAATATGGGAAAATTCCACGGATTATGAAGTAGGGAATGTCGATCAGGATGGTCTGTGGAAGACAGTAATTGGCGAATTGTTCGAAGACTTTTTATTGTATTTTGCTCCGGATTTACATGCACAAGTTGACTTCTCGAAAAAAGCCGATTTTATTCAACAAGAGCTATTTCAACAAATTATAAAAGACAAGAAAGGACGGAAGATAGCTGACCAACTGGTCAAAGTTCACCTAAGGGATGGCGAGGAAAAATGGGTGTTGGTTCACATAGAAATCCAAAGTGATAACGAACCCGACTTCGCCAAACGAATGTTTCAATATTTCTACCGCATTTTTGATAAATATGACAAAGAAATCGTTGCCCTAGCCATCATGACCTCACCTCATAAAAGCGAATACTCCACCGAATTTCACTACAATTATTTTGGCACAAAACTGAATTATGCGTATAATATATACAAGACCATCGATCATTCTTATGAAGAATTAGAGCAATCAGACAAGCTATTCAGCAAAATGGTTCTCGCCATAAAATATATGCATGACACAAAAGAAGACGTAGACAAGCGCTATGCATTTAAAATGAAGCTCATGCGAGAAGTTTTGAAAATCAACAGGGACTACGATACAGTACTTTACATCGTTTTCTATTTTATTGCTCTAAATGAGCATATTTCAATGTAA
- a CDS encoding AbrB/MazE/SpoVT family DNA-binding domain-containing protein, with product MVNAEKFSREVVSMPSAKKISVSKKRQITIPKEFYDQLQIDDEVICEVVDGSLVIKPIGEAVDFSEYILRDLIQEGYESGEEMVKEFTYRKSQIKPALEQLIAESRDGKVYTSTEDFFKDLDDDE from the coding sequence ATGGTGAATGCAGAGAAGTTTTCACGGGAGGTAGTAAGCATGCCAAGTGCTAAAAAAATATCTGTGTCAAAAAAACGGCAAATAACTATTCCAAAAGAGTTCTACGACCAACTTCAGATAGATGATGAAGTGATTTGTGAAGTAGTGGATGGCAGTCTTGTGATAAAACCTATCGGAGAGGCTGTGGATTTCAGCGAGTATATTTTGCGTGATTTAATCCAAGAAGGTTATGAATCCGGTGAAGAGATGGTGAAGGAGTTTACCTATAGAAAATCACAGATTAAACCAGCTTTGGAGCAATTGATTGCCGAAAGTCGTGATGGAAAAGTATACACAAGTACGGAAGATTTCTTTAAGGACTTGGATGATGATGAATAA
- a CDS encoding type II toxin-antitoxin system RelE/ParE family toxin translates to MMNKSELLNFEILPGARKFLKSIKNDKALQGKFQSAIESLRLDPTLGESKKGDLAGISSLDIRHNKTNYELAYRVKRLENGDLLLIILAGTRENFYEDLKNYMKFSSRIKD, encoded by the coding sequence ATGATGAATAAAAGCGAGCTGTTGAATTTTGAAATCTTGCCTGGTGCAAGAAAGTTTTTGAAATCGATAAAAAACGATAAGGCATTGCAAGGGAAATTTCAAAGTGCAATAGAAAGTCTTCGGCTAGATCCTACTTTAGGTGAATCAAAAAAAGGGGATTTAGCTGGAATTTCTTCATTAGATATCCGTCACAATAAGACTAACTATGAACTGGCCTACCGTGTCAAGAGATTGGAGAACGGAGATTTATTGCTCATTATTTTGGCTGGGACGCGTGAAAACTTTTACGAGGATTTGAAGAACTATATGAAATTCTCATCAAGGATAAAAGATTAA
- a CDS encoding S9 family peptidase gives MEKRKVAVDDLFTLQSVTNPQLAPNGKEAVFVKTHIEQEDNKYVSNVFHVDLVSNEVTQWTHGKGSVSSPKWSADGKRIAFLSDREDKNQVYILSARGGEAKKLTTFEKGVSSFLWSPCGRQIWVNAVVKEGKTFTDKEEKEDKKKPEPYRVTTMKYQMDGAGLLPQDTFRQIGVVDIETGDVTQFTEGNFQHGLQAISHDGKKLVMGVNRQENLDYEFRQPLFLVDIETKEETVLIEEEGYYGGARFSYDDQYIAFVGSDRTYQNATHGDLYVYDMQQETLVNLTESIDAPVGDYSVADHQQGASAPAAVWTQDNQLYFQLSTMGDVQLYFATLEGEVYPASPDNEHVYGYDVSADGAFALVAVSNAINPGELYKQSITTGERQALTSFNATYVEEVELVEPETIVYRGATNWDVHGWLMKPVGYEAGKKYPLIVEIHGGPHAMYGNTFFHELQLLAAQGYGVLYVNPRGSHGYSQEFVDAVRGDYGGGDYEDIMAGLDFVIGENNWIDTERLGVTGGSYGGFMTNWIVGHTDRFKAAVTQRSISNWISFFGVSDIGYYFSDWQISANMTNVDKLWEHSPLKYAKDVETPLLILHGEKDFRCPIEQAEQLYITLKSMGKVTEFVRFPDASHNLSRTGTPNLRVARLDEITGWFERYL, from the coding sequence ATGGAAAAACGTAAAGTAGCGGTCGATGATTTGTTCACGTTACAGTCTGTGACAAATCCACAGCTGGCGCCGAATGGCAAGGAAGCTGTGTTTGTGAAGACGCATATTGAGCAGGAGGATAATAAGTACGTGTCGAATGTATTCCACGTGGATTTAGTGTCGAATGAGGTGACACAGTGGACGCATGGCAAAGGCAGTGTCTCATCACCAAAATGGTCGGCGGATGGCAAACGAATTGCTTTTTTATCGGATCGTGAAGACAAAAATCAAGTGTACATCTTGTCGGCAAGAGGCGGGGAAGCGAAGAAGTTGACGACGTTTGAAAAAGGCGTGTCGAGTTTCCTATGGTCGCCATGTGGTCGGCAAATCTGGGTCAACGCAGTCGTCAAAGAGGGCAAGACATTCACGGATAAAGAAGAAAAAGAGGACAAGAAAAAGCCAGAGCCATATCGTGTAACGACCATGAAGTATCAGATGGACGGTGCAGGGCTGCTACCGCAAGATACGTTTAGACAAATCGGAGTTGTCGATATTGAAACGGGAGATGTGACACAGTTCACGGAAGGTAATTTTCAGCATGGATTACAGGCGATATCACATGATGGGAAAAAGCTTGTGATGGGCGTAAATCGGCAAGAAAATTTGGATTATGAATTCCGCCAGCCGTTATTCCTCGTTGATATTGAGACGAAGGAAGAGACCGTGCTAATTGAAGAAGAAGGCTATTACGGTGGTGCGCGATTTTCATACGATGACCAATACATCGCGTTCGTAGGCTCAGACCGCACCTATCAAAATGCCACACATGGTGACTTATACGTTTATGATATGCAACAAGAGACACTGGTGAATTTGACGGAAAGCATCGATGCGCCAGTTGGAGATTATTCAGTTGCGGATCATCAGCAAGGAGCGAGTGCGCCAGCAGCCGTTTGGACGCAAGACAACCAGCTCTATTTTCAATTATCGACAATGGGCGATGTCCAATTGTATTTTGCGACGCTTGAAGGGGAGGTATATCCAGCTTCACCAGACAATGAACACGTCTATGGCTATGACGTTTCTGCGGATGGTGCGTTTGCGTTGGTCGCGGTTAGCAATGCTATCAACCCAGGCGAGTTATATAAGCAAAGCATTACAACGGGCGAACGCCAGGCACTCACTTCATTCAACGCAACCTATGTGGAAGAAGTGGAACTCGTTGAGCCAGAAACAATCGTCTACCGAGGAGCCACCAATTGGGACGTGCATGGCTGGCTGATGAAACCTGTGGGCTACGAGGCTGGCAAGAAATACCCGCTCATCGTCGAAATCCACGGTGGACCGCATGCGATGTATGGCAATACATTTTTCCATGAATTGCAGCTATTGGCGGCACAAGGATATGGTGTGTTATATGTAAATCCACGCGGTAGCCATGGCTATAGTCAGGAATTTGTCGATGCGGTGCGCGGCGATTATGGCGGCGGGGACTATGAAGACATCATGGCAGGGCTCGACTTCGTAATTGGAGAAAATAATTGGATTGACACAGAACGTCTTGGTGTAACAGGCGGTAGCTATGGTGGCTTCATGACAAACTGGATTGTGGGGCATACGGATCGTTTCAAAGCAGCCGTCACACAGCGCTCAATTTCGAACTGGATTAGCTTCTTCGGCGTGTCTGATATCGGTTATTATTTTAGCGATTGGCAAATCAGCGCGAATATGACGAATGTCGACAAGCTATGGGAGCATTCACCGCTGAAATATGCGAAAGACGTTGAGACACCACTGCTCATTCTCCACGGTGAGAAAGATTTCCGTTGCCCGATTGAACAAGCGGAGCAGCTGTATATCACATTGAAAAGCATGGGGAAAGTAACGGAATTTGTCCGTTTCCCAGATGCAAGTCATAACTTATCGCGCACGGGGACGCCGAACTTGCGTGTGGCGAGGTTGGATGAGATTACGGGCTGGTTTGAGAGGTATTTGTAA